The nucleotide sequence cggctcgatggccggaaaaCACAACGGATGCACAGAAACACCGCTGAGGGCCGGATCTACGACAAAAGCAGCGGAGACAACAAATGTACAACCATCGGAGCCGACTGTCAGGACGCCGGAGTCTGCTGTAGGACTACCGGAAGAGGCGGTAGAGGCTGGGACAGGAGACAACGGCCGCTGTACAGTGGTAAACGCGGAAAGAGGCGGCGGCAGCCGCTGCAGACGGCGGCCGGCGCTGGAGGAGGCGACTGCTGGCCACTGTGGTGGTCGCAGGCGGCGGCTCCGGCCACTAGAGGCAGCAACGATGGCTACATGAGGCGACAGCTGTGCTCCGATGCGCTGCCGGTGTGTAAAAGAGAGACGAGGACGAAGAGAGCACGAGGTTCGGCTGCTGGCCGTCGCGAGGGATGCGGTCTGTTCGTGGAGGTTTGTCGGCGAGGAAGGAGAAGTCGACGGCGGCGGCGTGGAGGATGGGGTGCTGGTCGTGGCTTTCGCGCGATCACGGCGGCGGAAAAACCCCTCTCCTATTCCTCCCCGGCGATGGCGGACACGCACCAAAGGAGCTCCCTCCTGTGCACAGCGGCGACCTCCCCCCTGCTCCCCGTGAACCGTGCTCCCCCTTATCCTCAAAACCCTTAGCAAGTCCCATGACAATAATGCCCTTCGTCTTCCTTATTATCACACTTCCAGCCCTCCTCATATATACGTATCATTAGATATATCGAATCCTTTCACTTTTTATATTCTCTTCAGCatcaattatgattttgttaaatttaatttGCTTTTAAATTTTGATGTCTGTTTCCAATCCGTAGCTGTCGACCGTGGAAACGGGCCAGCGAATCACTCGCGTGTCCACCTAAACTAAACCTAAAAAAACCAACCCTGAATTTGACTTTCGTTTTATTTTATCAATCTATTATGACGTGCATTatccttaatatattttttaaaaaaataaaaataatacgaAGCAAGCAAACTGAAACGTACAAGATTTTCACACGTAttttgttttagaaaatattatataaaaataaaaccgACATGAAACACGGTGTTTATTAATTAAAGAAAACGAGAGTACGCAAAGTAAATAGACAGATCACGCATATGAACCAAACTACCCAAATGACGGCGCTGTTTAATCTGTTAGAACAAAATAGATCGGATCCACACTCGCAACGCGACTCCATCGAGAGAGTCAATCAAACCGCGTGAAGCAACACGATTGCGAATTTGATCCTTTTTCTTAACGTCTATTTCACTTTAGGGCTTCAAATTTCAGTAACGTGTTAAAGAGACCTCCGAAATTGTTAACTTATGAGGTGTTGAATTGAAGTATCTAAAGTTTAAGGGGCTTGATTGATAATGTCGGAGGAAAACATGCTATGCTTGAGTTGCAAGCAATCGCCATCGATGGCTTCGACTCACGCCAACAAAAAGCTTAATGTAGAAGTCGTCGAAATACTCGTTTGACTTCAACACACAGAAGCAAACTCGAAGTTGCACCTGCTCAGTTCCTTACACTTGTTGTTTTTATCCGCGTCCACCGCGCGCGAAGCTTCTCGCGTTTGCGTCGAGAATTAACACTGGTTCAATTAATTTTCACAACTATAAAAAGTACATTGATCGGCGGTGGATTACCAAGACGTCTCAGCATTATATTCGTTGGTCGGACCGAGAACAACATCCGGAATCTTCTGGTTTAGTAATTCATGGTGAACATGGGCTCGCTGAAGCGATCGAGAGGTCAGGAAGAGGTAGAAGGCGCGGAGCTGCTGCTGTTGCTCTCCTTGTCCTGCGGCCCGAAGACTCCAGCGTCGTCGAAAGCTAAGGCGAAGGCGGCGGAGGAAGGCGAGTTCAAGTGCAAGACGTGTAGTCGGCGGTTCGTGACGTTTCAGGCGCTGGGCGGGCACCGGACGAGCCACAAGCGGCCGAGGGTGGAGCGGCCGGCGGCGGGGAAGGAGAGTGGTACTGGCTCGCACCGGTGCGGCGTCTGCGGGGTGGAGTTCGCGCTGGGACAGGCGTTGGGCGGCCATATGAGGAGGCACAGAGtcctggcggcggcggcggcggacgtGGAGGAGCGGCCGGTGGCCGGCGAGTTTGGACGCGGCGACGAGGTGAAGAAGTCAAACGTGTGCTGTATCGAGTTCGATAAGTTGGCGGGGCGTAGCAGCTCTCAGTGTCAGCTTCTGCCGCTGTTCGTATAGCAGTACTGCAGATTGAGGGGATCCGTCGTGGTTGCAGATTTATTTCGAGAACAGATTCTTTTCATTTGTTTGGTTGATTTATAAATATTACACCGTTAGCTATAGATTTCATGTACATACTGGGATTTTGATTTATATATAATAGATTTTCTGAAACGTTTCTTCAGCTCTGAATTTTTTTGCTTTGTTCATCGCTCTCAATGCCACGACACGACGTGCATGTGgcacttgcccttgcccttgcccaCGCCGCACATCGAGGACAACACGATCGTTGCCTTCGCCCCTCGGCCCTCGCTGATGCAGGACGGCTGATGATCGTGACGCGTTTACGGAGCGAGTGAGCACATTAATTGCCACCTGCAAAACCGACACTCTCATCTGCGTACACGGATTATTATCGTTTGGGCCCACGGGTCTCTGTCCCTTTACGAGGAAAAAAAGAAATATGACCCACCGGGACCATCAATCACACTCATTGTCTGTAATTCCCACGTCCCAACGGATCATCAAAATTCGGGATAAATTTTACCTTACCTGCACAAGCAATGTCCTAACCTCTCATAATGAGATGATGAAATTCATTATTTAAATGTGAGTTTCATCGTCCCAGTATGAAAAGTTAGGACACTACCTGTATAAACAGAATCGAATTAATCAAAATTCGGAGTTAGAACTGCATGGGAGAGAAAAATACAAGGATGGATAACTGGTCGAGGAGTTCTCGTATTGCACTTGCAGTTTActcaatttttattttatgttttttacttTCATGAGCTGTTGcagttaatttatataaaaatattgcTGTCCCTCTTGCATAAGCCGTGATGTATCTCTCTTCTAGAAGTAGAGAGCAACTTTGGACGAGCTGTTCGATGTGACAATTTTATCATTTTGGTGCCAATTGACTTAATTTTTATATTCCAACGGATTAACATAAGTCTACATTGATATTTATTTCAATAGATCGTATGATGAATTCCCAGTGGTATTTCTAAAGAACAGATATTTTAATGTTTGTTTTTTCAAAACGAATCTTTTTAGAAGAAAATCCAGGAATTGTGAGAAATACAGAAAAAGGAAGGACAATATCGGTAAATTTCTAATCATATGTTATGTTGCTTAGCTATATCATTATTACAAATGATAAAATCTTTAAATCTCAAGATATAAAATTCTGATAGATAtatttatgattatttttttctaaaaaaaaaacctagaagaACGAGAAAAAACAATTGATGTTTTTTAGAAATAATGTTCAGATCGCACTCCATAGGGAATTCTGCAGTGACCACTGCCCGCACGACACATCGAAGCATTGTTGGGTAGTCTGATATAGTGATcactaaactaaaaataaaatggtAATTCT is from Zingiber officinale cultivar Zhangliang chromosome 7B, Zo_v1.1, whole genome shotgun sequence and encodes:
- the LOC122005483 gene encoding zinc finger protein ZAT12-like produces the protein MVNMGSLKRSRGQEEVEGAELLLLLSLSCGPKTPASSKAKAKAAEEGEFKCKTCSRRFVTFQALGGHRTSHKRPRVERPAAGKESGTGSHRCGVCGVEFALGQALGGHMRRHRVLAAAAADVEERPVAGEFGRGDEVKKSNVCCIEFDKLAGRSSSQCQLLPLFV